In a single window of the Vicingaceae bacterium genome:
- a CDS encoding UvrABC system protein A, with amino-acid sequence MQTAEKITVKNTTGLIQIIGARQHNLKNISVSIPENKLTVITGVSGSGKTSLAFDTLYAEGQRKYIESLSSYIRQFLGKIEKPKVDKIINLSPTIAIQQKKISGNPRSTVGTVTEIYDYLKLLFARIGEIYSPVSGKKVIKQTTDHVWQFIHNLPQGTKCMLLAPIVYENEKDLSRQLKLLMEAGYNRILINGQVEKIELFSTYPVEKIESLYLIIDRFAVNNEDDDLKSRIYESVETAFFEGRGSCALQYFTGEQTYIETFHNRLTADGIEFEEPDVHFFAFNNPHGACKTCEGFGSVLGIDEDLVVPDKNLSVYEDAIVCWKGEKMSEFKDMLIRLAHQYNFPVHTPYKKLTPDQKKFLWEGAGPFPGINGFFKMLEENSYKIQYRVMLARYRGKTVCPDCKGTRIRPDAAWVKINGKSIIDLVLMPIDELKSFFDNIKLTEQQNKIAQRILLEIHSRLTYMQNTGLGYLTLNRASNSLSGGESQRMYLATILGSTLTGSIYILDEPSIGLHARDTHRLIKVLKELKELGNTVVVIEHDEDIIQAADYIIDIGPGAGVNGGEVVFQGEKDLFLKESNGLTAKYIRGDIPMTARNKKQSFHKKIVIEDCHGHNLKNLSLEIPLQCIVCFTGVSGSGKSSLVTQTLYPALMREIMGHSPEKPLPYGKIYGHFNEIQNIELIDQNPLGKSSRSNPATYLKVWDDIRELMAKQPLAKRYGLKPSSFSFNVAGGRCEECKGEGEITVDMQFMGDVRLVCEACGGKRFQEQVLEVNYKGLNVDDLLTKSIEEVFEFFNQEPDKHKKLLDKLKALMDVGLGYMPLGQSSSTISGGEAQRIKLASYLVKSGTSKKTLFIFDEPTTGLHFHDVNILIHAMGRLIDEGHSIWMIEHHPDMIKSADYIIDLGPEGGEKGGEIIFQGKMDDFLNCKHSYTSQFLNKKTL; translated from the coding sequence TTCAGGGAAAACTTCTCTCGCATTTGATACTCTCTATGCAGAAGGGCAAAGAAAATACATTGAAAGTTTAAGCAGTTATATTCGGCAATTTTTAGGAAAAATAGAAAAACCCAAGGTTGACAAAATCATCAATCTTTCACCGACTATTGCCATACAACAAAAGAAAATAAGCGGCAATCCCCGCTCCACCGTTGGCACTGTAACTGAAATATACGACTATCTGAAATTGCTGTTTGCAAGAATTGGAGAAATATACTCCCCTGTTAGTGGCAAAAAGGTAATAAAACAAACTACCGACCATGTATGGCAGTTTATCCACAATTTACCACAAGGGACAAAATGTATGCTGTTGGCGCCAATTGTCTATGAAAATGAAAAAGACCTGAGCCGGCAGTTAAAATTATTAATGGAAGCAGGTTATAATCGAATTTTGATTAACGGACAAGTAGAGAAAATTGAATTATTTTCTACATATCCCGTTGAAAAAATTGAAAGCTTATATTTGATTATTGACCGTTTTGCGGTCAATAACGAAGACGATGACCTCAAAAGCCGGATTTATGAATCTGTGGAAACAGCATTTTTTGAAGGTCGGGGATCATGTGCTTTACAATATTTCACCGGTGAACAAACATATATTGAAACATTCCATAATCGTTTAACAGCCGATGGCATTGAATTTGAAGAGCCCGATGTGCATTTTTTTGCTTTCAACAATCCTCATGGAGCTTGTAAAACTTGCGAAGGATTCGGATCTGTGCTTGGAATTGATGAGGACCTGGTTGTACCCGACAAAAATTTGTCTGTATATGAAGATGCCATTGTGTGTTGGAAAGGTGAAAAAATGAGCGAGTTTAAAGATATGCTCATTCGTTTGGCCCATCAATACAACTTTCCGGTTCATACTCCCTATAAAAAACTTACACCCGATCAGAAAAAATTTTTATGGGAAGGGGCAGGGCCATTCCCCGGCATCAACGGTTTCTTTAAAATGCTGGAAGAAAATTCATATAAAATTCAATACCGAGTGATGCTTGCCCGCTACAGGGGAAAAACGGTTTGCCCCGATTGCAAGGGTACAAGAATACGTCCGGATGCGGCCTGGGTTAAAATCAACGGCAAGTCCATTATCGATTTGGTCTTAATGCCCATTGACGAACTGAAATCTTTTTTTGACAATATAAAACTCACAGAGCAACAAAATAAAATCGCACAAAGAATATTATTGGAAATACATAGCCGATTAACCTATATGCAAAACACCGGCCTGGGGTATCTTACACTCAACCGGGCGTCAAACAGTTTATCCGGAGGCGAAAGCCAAAGAATGTATCTTGCAACCATACTCGGCAGCACCTTAACCGGTTCGATATACATACTTGACGAACCCAGCATAGGTCTTCATGCAAGAGATACCCACCGCTTGATAAAGGTTTTAAAAGAATTGAAAGAATTAGGAAACACCGTTGTGGTGATTGAACACGACGAAGATATCATACAAGCAGCCGACTATATTATCGACATAGGACCGGGTGCAGGCGTGAACGGAGGGGAAGTTGTGTTTCAGGGCGAAAAAGACCTCTTTTTAAAAGAATCGAACGGATTAACTGCAAAATATATCCGTGGCGATATACCGATGACTGCCCGCAACAAAAAACAATCATTCCACAAAAAAATAGTTATAGAAGATTGCCACGGACATAATCTCAAAAATTTATCATTAGAAATACCGCTTCAATGTATTGTTTGTTTCACGGGCGTATCGGGTTCGGGAAAATCCTCACTGGTTACCCAAACTCTTTATCCTGCACTGATGCGTGAAATCATGGGGCACTCACCAGAAAAACCTTTGCCATACGGAAAAATTTATGGACATTTCAACGAAATTCAAAATATCGAACTCATTGATCAAAACCCACTAGGGAAATCCAGCCGGTCCAACCCCGCTACTTATCTAAAGGTATGGGACGATATACGCGAATTGATGGCCAAGCAACCTTTGGCAAAACGATACGGTTTGAAACCATCATCCTTTTCATTTAATGTTGCGGGTGGGCGCTGCGAAGAATGTAAAGGAGAAGGAGAAATAACCGTAGATATGCAATTTATGGGTGACGTACGGTTGGTTTGTGAAGCGTGTGGAGGCAAAAGGTTTCAGGAACAAGTATTGGAGGTTAACTATAAGGGACTGAATGTTGATGATCTGCTCACAAAATCGATCGAAGAAGTTTTCGAGTTTTTCAACCAAGAACCGGACAAACATAAAAAATTGTTGGACAAACTCAAGGCATTGATGGATGTCGGCCTCGGGTATATGCCATTAGGACAATCTTCTTCCACTATCAGTGGTGGTGAAGCACAAAGAATCAAGTTGGCATCTTATTTGGTCAAATCCGGAACGTCAAAAAAAACTCTTTTCATTTTTGATGAACCCACCACCGGTTTGCATTTCCATGACGTGAATATTTTAATCCATGCCATGGGAAGATTAATTGATGAAGGTCATAGCATCTGGATGATCGAGCATCATCCCGATATGATAAAATCGGCCGATTATATCATAGATCTTGGACCTGAAGGAGGAGAAAAAGGTGGCGAAATTATTTTTCAAGGCAAAATGGATGATTTTTTAAACTGCAAGCATTCATATACATCTCAATTTCTCAATAAAAAAACTCTATGA